A genome region from Prinia subflava isolate CZ2003 ecotype Zambia chromosome 12, Cam_Psub_1.2, whole genome shotgun sequence includes the following:
- the MRPL41 gene encoding large ribosomal subunit protein mL41 has product MGLLTQLVRGLVRGADRMSPFTSKRGPRSHNKGRGAKKLGVLTRNKKFLLVKEMVPEFVVPDLTGFKLRPYVSYRAPEGSEPPVTAKQLFDKLVAPRIEKDVKDGTFDPNNLEKYGFEPTQEGKLFQLFPKNYVR; this is encoded by the coding sequence ATGGGGCTACTGACCCAGCTAGTCCGCGGGCTGGTGCGCGGCGCCGACCGCATGTCGCCGTTCACCAGCAAGCGCGGCCCCCGGAGCCACAACAAGGGCCGCGGTGCCAAGAAGCTGGGCGTGCTCACCCGCAACAAGAAGTTCCTCCTCGTCAAGGAGATGGTGCCCGAGTTCGTCGTGCCCGACCTGACGGGCTTCAAGCTGCGGCCCTACGTGTCGTACCGCGCCCCCGAGGGCTCCGAGCCGCCCGTGACGGCCAAGCAGCTCTTCGACAAACTGGTGGCTCCGCGCATCGAGAAGGATGTGAAGGATGGCACATTCGACCCCAACAACCTGGAGAAGTACGGCTTCGAGCCCACGCAGGAGGGCAAGCTCTTCCAGCTCTTCCCCAAGAACTACGTGCGGTAG